One region of Flavobacterium pisciphilum genomic DNA includes:
- a CDS encoding DUF6646 family protein: protein MKKIITLAFLLVFGLTQAQQAFSGKGDTKVNIGANIQDGGTGIQASIDFGLGENFSVGVVSSYLLGINEYNGFYGSTQYYGAKPEFKDRFDAKVRMNANLGSVINVDKKLDVYPGLSLGLRNFGGHVGGRYFFTEGFGVFTELGFPIAKYGNNDKMFDHLNNQVTFSLGASFNL from the coding sequence ATGAAAAAGATTATTACACTTGCGTTTTTATTAGTATTTGGTTTAACTCAAGCGCAACAAGCATTCAGTGGAAAAGGTGACACTAAGGTTAACATCGGTGCAAACATTCAAGATGGTGGTACTGGTATTCAAGCATCTATCGATTTTGGACTTGGAGAAAATTTCTCTGTTGGAGTTGTAAGTAGCTATTTATTAGGAATAAATGAATATAATGGTTTCTATGGTTCAACACAATATTATGGTGCTAAACCTGAATTTAAAGATCGTTTTGATGCAAAAGTTAGAATGAATGCAAACTTAGGAAGCGTAATAAATGTTGACAAGAAATTAGACGTTTACCCAGGATTAAGCCTTGGATTAAGAAATTTTGGTGGTCACGTAGGTGGTCGTTATTTCTTCACAGAAGGATTTGGAGTATTCACTGAACTTGGATTCCCAATTGCAAAATACGGTAACAACGATAAAATGTTTGACCATTTAAACAATCAAGTTACTTTTAGCTTAGGAGCTTCATTCAATTTATAG